The following are from one region of the uncultured Campylobacter sp. genome:
- a CDS encoding WG repeat-containing protein produces MIVGEMKYGRMKYGYVDKNGKTIIPPRYDEATYFSEGLASVRIADKWSVIDKSGATVSKLNLGRPVTFKEGLAPVKFNGLYGFVNKGANIVIEPKFELASLFSEGLAAVKSGGKWGVIDKSGNFAIEPRFDEANHFKEDRAVVRVGELWGVIDKSGKFILEPQKFDYIFDEFYGGMLNFSVNRKSGCLDIDGKVAIEPKFDSIFVFEGDATAASIDYKRVFIDKKGRILPISYYFEIED; encoded by the coding sequence ATGATTGTAGGCGAGATGAAATACGGCAGGATGAAATACGGCTACGTGGATAAAAACGGCAAAACTATCATTCCTCCGCGCTACGACGAGGCAACGTATTTTTCCGAAGGGTTAGCCTCGGTGCGTATCGCCGACAAATGGAGCGTGATAGACAAAAGCGGAGCTACCGTTTCAAAGCTAAATTTGGGCCGCCCGGTAACTTTTAAGGAAGGCTTGGCGCCCGTAAAATTTAACGGACTCTACGGCTTTGTGAACAAGGGCGCAAACATCGTTATAGAGCCTAAATTTGAATTAGCGTCACTCTTTAGCGAAGGGCTGGCGGCCGTAAAATCAGGTGGCAAATGGGGCGTTATAGATAAAAGCGGAAATTTTGCGATAGAGCCGCGTTTTGACGAAGCAAATCACTTTAAAGAAGACCGCGCCGTAGTGAGGGTCGGCGAACTGTGGGGCGTTATAGATAAAAGCGGTAAATTTATCCTTGAGCCGCAAAAATTCGACTATATATTTGACGAGTTTTACGGCGGAATGTTAAATTTCAGCGTAAATAGAAAAAGCGGTTGCCTAGACATAGACGGCAAGGTCGCCATAGAACCAAAATTTGATAGCATATTTGTTTTTGAGGGCGACGCGACGGCCGCTAGCATAGACTACAAACGCGTGTTTATCGACAAAAAGGGCCGAATTTTGCCTATTTCTTACTACTTTGAGATAGAAGATTGA
- the fliI gene encoding flagellar protein export ATPase FliI codes for MGLDSLKSKLGANLSLSSVFGVIERISATTIEISGLRPSIGDIVQICAKDRSKSGLAMVTEVRQNTALISPFGFVEGYKIGDFVYQSDQGMKIPVGDALLGRVVDPFMNPKDGKGAIAATEYAPIMRAPIDAMKRGLIDEIFSVGVKSIDGLLTCGKGQKLGIFAGSGVGKSTLMGMIVKNSQTPIKVVALIGERGREVPEFIEKNLRGDLSGTVVIVATSDDSPLMRKYGAFCAMSVAEYFKNQGKDVLFIMDSVTRFAMAQREIGLALGEPPTSKGYPPSVLTLLPQLMERAGKEEGKGSITAFFTVLVDGDDMSDPIADQSRSILDGHIVLSREMTDFGIYPPINILNSASRVMSDIATKEHRANAAKLKRLYSLLKENEVLLRIGAYQKGSDKELDLAISKKEFIDNFLKQDSEEGFSFEQTQELLGGIN; via the coding sequence GTGGGTTTAGATAGCTTAAAATCAAAACTGGGCGCAAATTTATCTCTTTCTAGCGTCTTTGGCGTGATCGAGCGAATTTCTGCTACGACGATAGAGATCTCGGGCCTTCGCCCTAGCATCGGCGACATCGTGCAAATTTGCGCTAAAGATAGGAGCAAAAGCGGACTAGCGATGGTGACAGAAGTGCGGCAAAATACCGCGCTCATCTCTCCTTTTGGCTTTGTAGAAGGCTACAAGATCGGCGACTTCGTCTATCAAAGCGACCAAGGCATGAAAATCCCAGTCGGCGACGCTCTTTTAGGGCGCGTAGTCGATCCTTTTATGAATCCAAAAGACGGCAAAGGCGCGATCGCCGCGACCGAATACGCCCCGATAATGCGCGCTCCGATCGATGCGATGAAGCGCGGGTTGATAGATGAAATTTTTAGCGTCGGGGTTAAAAGCATCGACGGGCTGCTAACCTGCGGCAAAGGCCAAAAACTTGGCATATTCGCAGGCTCTGGCGTAGGTAAAAGCACGCTCATGGGTATGATAGTAAAAAACTCGCAAACCCCGATCAAGGTTGTCGCGCTTATCGGCGAGCGCGGCCGCGAAGTGCCGGAGTTTATAGAGAAAAATTTACGTGGCGATCTAAGCGGAACCGTCGTCATCGTAGCCACCAGCGACGATAGCCCGCTGATGCGAAAATACGGCGCTTTTTGCGCGATGAGCGTGGCAGAATACTTCAAAAATCAAGGCAAAGACGTGCTTTTTATCATGGATAGCGTGACCAGGTTTGCCATGGCGCAGCGAGAGATCGGGCTGGCGCTAGGCGAACCGCCGACGTCTAAGGGCTACCCGCCCTCCGTACTCACCCTACTGCCTCAGCTGATGGAGCGCGCGGGCAAAGAGGAAGGCAAGGGCAGTATAACGGCCTTTTTCACAGTACTAGTCGACGGCGACGACATGAGCGATCCGATAGCCGACCAGAGCCGCTCGATCCTAGACGGCCACATCGTGCTTAGCCGCGAGATGACGGACTTTGGCATCTATCCGCCTATAAACATCCTAAACTCCGCCTCGCGCGTGATGAGCGACATCGCGACCAAAGAGCACAGAGCAAACGCCGCCAAGCTAAAGCGCCTCTACTCGCTCCTTAAAGAAAACGAAGTCCTGCTACGCATCGGCGCATATCAAAAAGGCAGCGACAAAGAGCTTGATCTTGCTATCTCGAAAAAAGAATTTATAGATAACTTCCTAAAACAAGACTCCGAAGAGGGCTTTAGCTTCGAGCAGACGCAAGAGCTGCTAGGCGGGATAAATTAG
- the folE gene encoding GTP cyclohydrolase I FolE, whose translation MQKNLENENFKKEKFESCVEQMLELVGEDPRREGLAKTPERVFKAYEFLTSGYWQDPKVVLNDALFDSSNNEMVLVRDIEFYSLCEHHLLPFFGRVHVAYIPNHKVVGLSKIPRMVNIFARRLQIQEQLTEQIAQAVQEVIKPKGVGVVIEARHMCVEMRGVGKINSTTTTSALRGCFLNSSETRREFFSLINSHKEVRF comes from the coding sequence ATGCAAAAAAATTTAGAAAACGAGAATTTTAAAAAAGAAAAATTTGAAAGCTGCGTCGAGCAAATGCTAGAGCTAGTGGGCGAAGACCCGCGCAGAGAAGGACTAGCTAAAACTCCCGAGCGCGTTTTTAAAGCTTACGAGTTTTTAACGAGCGGCTACTGGCAAGACCCTAAAGTCGTGCTAAACGATGCGCTATTTGATAGCTCAAACAACGAAATGGTGCTCGTGCGCGATATCGAATTTTACAGCCTTTGCGAGCATCATTTGTTGCCGTTTTTCGGGCGCGTGCACGTGGCCTACATCCCAAATCACAAGGTCGTGGGCCTTAGCAAAATCCCGCGCATGGTAAATATCTTCGCCCGCCGCCTGCAGATACAAGAGCAGCTTACAGAGCAGATCGCGCAGGCCGTGCAAGAGGTCATCAAGCCAAAAGGCGTGGGCGTCGTCATCGAGGCGCGCCACATGTGCGTGGAGATGCGAGGCGTGGGCAAGATCAACTCGACCACGACAACATCGGCGCTGCGAGGATGTTTTTTAAATAGCAGCGAGACTAGGCGCGAGTTTTTCTCCCTTATAAATTCGCACAAAGAAGTGAGATTTTAG
- the tig gene encoding trigger factor codes for MQIKTKAIDAVNASLSAKIPSADVKAKLENAAKKAAKNMKIDGFRAGKVPVNVVLKRYEKELTADAEQDALKDAIDAGLKELNRKFEEVIGEPIVTKFDRGENEIDAEIEISFKPVINIDGYEELIENVSAPRVTKKEIDERKNEILKMMAPLEKVEKAALEKGDFAKFDFEGFVDGAAFEGGKAENYLLEIGSGQFIPGFEDGMIGLKVGEERDVKVKFPAEYGAAHLAGKDATFKVKLHEIQGKKVPEEIDEETLKRIMPGEEKVSVELFEERLKEQIKAEKHAKNVNEELKPKFADAIVAKFNFDVPKNIVEQEMDMQFRGAWSSFTPEQMAKFREDKDALSKQRETYRDDAVKSVKLTFIIDELARRRGIKVSDQELIQAVYFEAYRSGIDPKQHLENYKNQGILPAIKMSMIEEKLFNEMFALKSEKNDKKEKKAE; via the coding sequence ATGCAAATCAAAACCAAGGCGATCGACGCCGTAAATGCTTCGCTAAGTGCGAAAATACCGAGCGCGGACGTAAAAGCCAAACTCGAAAACGCCGCTAAAAAAGCTGCAAAAAATATGAAAATAGACGGATTTAGAGCGGGCAAAGTGCCGGTAAACGTGGTGCTAAAACGTTACGAAAAAGAACTAACCGCCGATGCCGAGCAAGACGCGCTAAAAGACGCGATAGATGCCGGCTTAAAAGAGCTAAATAGAAAATTCGAAGAAGTTATCGGCGAGCCGATCGTGACGAAATTCGACAGAGGCGAGAACGAGATCGACGCGGAGATCGAAATCTCGTTTAAACCCGTCATAAACATCGACGGCTACGAGGAGCTGATAGAGAACGTCAGCGCACCGCGTGTAACGAAAAAAGAGATCGACGAGAGAAAAAACGAAATTTTAAAAATGATGGCTCCGCTAGAAAAAGTGGAAAAAGCCGCGCTTGAAAAGGGAGATTTTGCCAAATTTGACTTCGAGGGCTTCGTAGACGGCGCTGCGTTTGAGGGCGGCAAAGCCGAAAACTACCTGCTAGAAATCGGCTCGGGTCAGTTTATACCTGGCTTTGAGGACGGTATGATCGGACTAAAAGTCGGTGAAGAGCGCGACGTGAAGGTTAAATTCCCGGCCGAGTACGGCGCTGCTCACCTTGCGGGCAAAGACGCTACGTTTAAAGTAAAACTTCACGAAATCCAAGGTAAAAAAGTACCTGAAGAGATCGACGAAGAGACGCTAAAGCGCATCATGCCGGGCGAGGAAAAGGTAAGCGTCGAGCTATTTGAAGAGAGACTAAAAGAACAGATCAAAGCCGAGAAGCACGCTAAAAACGTAAACGAGGAGCTAAAGCCTAAATTTGCCGACGCGATCGTGGCTAAATTTAACTTTGACGTGCCGAAAAACATCGTAGAACAAGAGATGGATATGCAGTTCCGCGGCGCTTGGAGTAGCTTTACGCCTGAGCAGATGGCTAAATTTAGAGAGGATAAAGACGCTCTAAGCAAACAGCGCGAGACATACCGCGACGACGCGGTAAAAAGCGTGAAGCTAACGTTTATAATAGACGAGCTAGCGCGCCGCAGAGGTATAAAAGTAAGCGACCAAGAGCTGATCCAAGCGGTGTACTTCGAGGCGTATCGCTCGGGCATAGATCCGAAACAACACCTTGAAAACTATAAAAACCAAGGAATTTTACCTGCGATCAAAATGTCGATGATCGAGGAGAAGCTATTTAACGAGATGTTCGCGCTAAAGAGCGAGAAAAACGATAAAAAAGAGAAAAAGGCGGAGTAA
- the clpP gene encoding ATP-dependent Clp endopeptidase proteolytic subunit ClpP, with product MSYYIPYVIERTSKGERSYDIYSRLLKDRIIMLSGEIEDGMASAIVAQMLFLEAEDPDKDIYLYINSPGGVITSGFSIYDTMNYIKPDVCTICIGQAASMGAFLLSCGAQGKRYALPNSRIMIHQPLGGARGQATDIEIQAKEILRMKEILNAILAKNTGQKLAKIQKDTDRDFFMSSAEAKEYGLIDKVLEKSFK from the coding sequence ATGAGCTACTACATCCCCTACGTCATCGAGCGCACGAGCAAGGGCGAGAGAAGCTACGACATCTACTCGCGCCTGCTAAAAGACCGCATAATAATGCTTAGCGGCGAGATCGAGGACGGCATGGCGTCTGCGATCGTGGCTCAGATGCTGTTTTTAGAGGCCGAAGATCCGGACAAAGACATATATCTATATATAAACAGCCCCGGTGGCGTGATAACGAGCGGATTTAGCATTTACGATACGATGAACTACATCAAGCCTGACGTCTGCACGATCTGTATAGGTCAGGCGGCGTCTATGGGCGCGTTTTTGCTTAGCTGCGGCGCGCAGGGCAAGCGTTATGCGCTACCAAATTCGCGCATCATGATCCACCAGCCTTTGGGCGGCGCGCGCGGACAGGCGACGGATATAGAGATCCAGGCGAAGGAAATCTTGCGTATGAAAGAAATTTTAAACGCGATCCTAGCTAAAAATACGGGTCAAAAACTAGCTAAAATCCAAAAAGACACCGACAGGGACTTTTTCATGAGTTCTGCTGAGGCTAAAGAATACGGACTGATAGATAAGGTTTTGGAAAAAAGCTTTAAATAA
- a CDS encoding diguanylate cyclase — protein MLKIDDKKSEKQLPQSAQNPGRTGAGKGEDNGSDMGIYGFSEAIIKELAEENIPSIPKNYSIFFEKILEKQPDDFKKKVGEIIKIEDEIGRLEDDRQISIEREVKNSFIQIKSMLQAVALIYKNLSVLKTVVKKRLDSLDPNGNLLANQSVFNAFSDDLAKLNTLMDKHIEVIKTSYDEVGKVFKIVEEQSVYDPKFDIYNRKFFLKTLEMEAGNIQKYGYKSSLMLIKPKETSLQDIGSKSKHAVLKNISRMLLRTSRRSDILAHYGDGCFAMLMRHTDIVGAQKACERITEMFYGTSFMLNDEKIDFDMEVVACALGGQKTVEELLSSALDALKDTGKDGKRYLILPGEGGK, from the coding sequence TTGCTAAAGATAGACGATAAAAAAAGCGAAAAACAGCTTCCGCAAAGTGCACAAAATCCTGGACGCACCGGCGCGGGAAAAGGCGAGGATAACGGCAGCGATATGGGTATTTACGGATTTTCCGAGGCTATCATAAAAGAGCTAGCTGAGGAAAATATCCCCTCGATACCCAAAAATTATTCAATATTTTTTGAAAAAATACTCGAAAAGCAACCGGACGACTTCAAAAAAAAAGTCGGAGAAATCATCAAAATAGAAGATGAAATCGGCAGGCTAGAAGACGATAGACAAATCAGCATCGAGCGCGAGGTAAAAAATAGCTTTATACAGATAAAAAGCATGTTGCAAGCCGTCGCGCTCATTTATAAAAATCTATCCGTACTAAAAACCGTCGTTAAAAAGCGCCTAGACAGCCTTGATCCAAACGGAAATTTGCTGGCTAATCAAAGCGTTTTTAACGCATTTAGCGATGATCTAGCCAAGCTAAATACGCTGATGGATAAGCATATCGAGGTCATAAAAACCAGCTACGATGAGGTCGGCAAAGTTTTTAAGATAGTAGAAGAACAGTCCGTCTATGATCCTAAATTTGATATCTATAACCGAAAATTTTTCCTAAAGACGCTGGAAATGGAGGCCGGTAATATCCAAAAATACGGCTACAAATCCTCGCTGATGCTAATCAAGCCAAAAGAAACCTCGCTGCAAGACATCGGCTCAAAAAGCAAGCATGCGGTGCTAAAAAACATCTCGCGTATGTTACTTCGCACCTCAAGGCGCAGCGATATTTTGGCGCATTACGGCGACGGGTGCTTTGCGATGCTGATGCGCCATACCGATATCGTCGGCGCGCAAAAGGCGTGCGAGCGCATAACGGAGATGTTTTACGGTACCTCTTTTATGCTAAACGACGAAAAGATCGATTTTGATATGGAGGTGGTAGCCTGCGCTCTAGGCGGACAAAAGACCGTCGAAGAGCTGCTTTCTAGCGCGCTTGATGCGCTAAAGGACACCGGCAAAGACGGTAAACGCTACCTTATCCTACCCGGCGAGGGCGGCAAATGA
- the def gene encoding peptide deformylase, with protein sequence MILEILTYPNKKLFVKSLEVKVFDEGLHKFLDDMYETMIAKNGIGLAAIQTGEAKRVLIVNLVDEESKEQRKEDLLEIINPKILRKEGEIIYQEGCLSVPGYYEDVKRAEFITLEYQDRFGQRQELEADGLLSVAIQHEMDHLDGHLFIERIGYNKRKKFDKEYKKQKNA encoded by the coding sequence ATGATACTAGAAATCCTAACCTATCCGAACAAAAAACTCTTCGTCAAATCGCTTGAAGTTAAAGTTTTTGACGAAGGGTTGCATAAATTTTTAGACGACATGTATGAGACCATGATCGCTAAAAACGGTATCGGACTAGCCGCCATCCAGACGGGCGAGGCTAAGCGGGTTTTGATCGTAAATTTAGTTGACGAAGAGAGTAAAGAACAGCGCAAAGAGGATCTGCTAGAAATCATAAATCCCAAAATTTTACGCAAAGAGGGCGAGATAATCTACCAAGAAGGTTGCCTCAGTGTGCCGGGATACTACGAGGACGTAAAAAGGGCCGAGTTTATAACGCTAGAATATCAAGACCGCTTCGGACAGCGCCAAGAGCTCGAGGCAGACGGGCTTTTATCGGTTGCGATCCAGCACGAGATGGATCACCTAGACGGACACCTTTTTATCGAGCGAATCGGCTACAACAAACGCAAAAAATTTGACAAAGAGTATAAAAAGCAAAAAAACGCATGA
- a CDS encoding YifB family Mg chelatase-like AAA ATPase translates to MKALKCATYNDELRLVDVESSFNRGLPALNIVGLAGASIKESAERVKSALLSLNFSFPAQKIIINLSPSDMPKSGSHFDLSIALLIALQKERDFEPVFVFGELGLDGGVKSTASLFSILLFLSAKAPGSRVLIPQEIAQKAGAIPNLEIYAVSNLAEAIKFFLEPEFAASRKVGAVHPLFSNLIKIGEKSFVKNQNFELNFSDVKGQRRAKRACLVAACGMHNIIFEGSPGCGKSMSAKRLRYILPPQSLDEILLSCAYSSLNQQESEFSALRAFRSPHHTSTRSSIFGGGSSAARIGEVGLANGGILFFDELPHFAPQILESLREPLEDYKINISRVNSKITYETKFMFVAAMNPCPCGNLLSKNLECKCLELEIKRYKSRISAPVLDRIDLHVQMDEVSADDRSDVTSESMQDTVLRVFETQISRAQSELNGKLSDEEIVKFCICDDEASGALDHATQRFSLSRRAINKTLKVARTVADIEGSRIIKKPHILEALSYRVKQEGA, encoded by the coding sequence ATGAAAGCCCTAAAATGCGCCACTTATAACGACGAATTGCGGCTTGTGGACGTCGAGTCCAGCTTTAACCGCGGTTTGCCCGCACTTAATATCGTAGGGCTTGCGGGAGCTTCGATCAAAGAGAGTGCCGAACGCGTAAAATCAGCGCTTTTGTCGCTAAATTTCTCTTTCCCCGCGCAAAAAATTATCATAAATTTATCCCCGTCCGATATGCCAAAATCAGGCAGCCACTTCGACCTGTCTATCGCGCTTTTAATCGCCTTGCAAAAAGAGCGCGACTTCGAGCCTGTTTTTGTATTTGGCGAGTTGGGGCTAGACGGCGGCGTCAAAAGTACGGCGAGTCTTTTTTCTATCTTGCTTTTTTTAAGCGCGAAAGCGCCCGGCTCTCGCGTGCTGATCCCGCAAGAGATAGCGCAAAAAGCGGGCGCGATACCGAATTTAGAAATTTACGCCGTTTCAAATTTAGCCGAGGCGATCAAATTTTTCCTAGAGCCCGAATTTGCCGCCTCGCGCAAGGTCGGCGCCGTTCATCCGCTTTTTTCAAATTTAATCAAAATCGGCGAAAAAAGCTTCGTAAAAAATCAAAATTTCGAGCTAAATTTTAGCGACGTCAAAGGCCAGCGCAGAGCAAAAAGAGCCTGCCTGGTGGCTGCTTGCGGTATGCATAACATTATCTTTGAAGGAAGCCCGGGGTGCGGCAAAAGCATGAGCGCCAAGCGCCTGCGATACATTTTGCCGCCGCAAAGCTTGGATGAGATTTTGCTCAGCTGCGCTTATAGCTCGCTAAATCAGCAAGAGAGTGAATTTTCAGCCCTTCGCGCCTTTCGCTCGCCTCACCACACGAGTACGAGAAGCTCTATTTTTGGCGGTGGATCAAGCGCAGCTAGGATCGGCGAGGTCGGGCTGGCTAACGGCGGGATTTTATTTTTTGACGAGCTTCCGCACTTTGCGCCCCAAATTTTAGAGAGCCTGCGCGAGCCGCTGGAGGACTACAAAATCAACATCTCGCGCGTAAATTCAAAAATCACGTACGAGACTAAATTTATGTTCGTAGCCGCTATGAACCCGTGTCCTTGCGGTAATCTACTCTCTAAAAATCTAGAGTGTAAATGCTTGGAGCTTGAGATCAAACGCTATAAATCGCGCATCTCAGCGCCAGTGCTAGACCGCATCGACCTTCACGTACAGATGGACGAGGTGAGCGCCGATGATAGAAGCGACGTCACGAGCGAATCGATGCAAGATACCGTGCTACGCGTCTTTGAGACGCAAATCTCGCGCGCGCAAAGCGAGCTAAACGGCAAGCTTAGCGACGAAGAGATCGTTAAATTTTGCATTTGCGACGACGAGGCGAGCGGAGCGCTAGATCACGCAACGCAGAGATTTTCGCTCAGCCGCCGCGCTATTAATAAAACCCTAAAAGTCGCCCGCACGGTCGCCGATATCGAAGGCTCGCGTATCATCAAAAAGCCGCACATTTTAGAGGCTTTGAGCTACCGAGTGAAGCAGGAGGGCGCATGA
- a CDS encoding NAD(P)H-hydrate dehydratase — protein sequence MKKLFWDTTELDARAVSEFGLSTEVLMQNAANALARAVRTRLKKSSTKCRKILGVIGSGNNGADVLAALRLLCDKFDCFAFLASGKQNEISKTELTRALKCGVNLIPNLTEIGEFDCIIDGIFGTGLSRELDERTINLINTLNAKPTYKLACDIPSGLDKNGVPQGAVFRADTTVTMGALKLALYSDFAKDFVGCVKVANLGLPRELYETGTSFYKLGKSDLNLPFRAKQNVNKGDFGHVFVVSGEKCGAARIAGLAALTIGAGLVSVVGENLNIEPVLMQSERITPKMRVGAVGMGLGELDEAQKDELFSELKTKDALVIDADLCYEPRTLELLNSEKVVITPHPKEFTSLLELANLGKFDASEVQRNRFKLAQIFSRNFKCVLVLKGANTLIAQGGEVYVMTHGSAALAKGGSGDALSGIVAGLLAQGYDPLNAAISGTLAHALAAREIKINDYALTAADVIKGLKCLRKK from the coding sequence ATGAAAAAGCTATTTTGGGATACGACGGAGCTTGACGCTAGAGCCGTGAGCGAGTTTGGGCTTAGCACCGAAGTGCTGATGCAAAACGCCGCAAATGCGTTAGCTCGCGCAGTACGGACTAGGCTCAAAAAATCATCGACCAAATGTCGTAAAATTTTAGGCGTCATCGGCAGCGGAAATAACGGCGCAGACGTGCTCGCCGCACTTCGGCTTTTGTGCGATAAATTTGATTGTTTCGCGTTTTTAGCGAGCGGCAAACAAAACGAAATCTCAAAAACCGAGCTAACCAGAGCGCTAAAATGCGGCGTAAATTTGATCCCAAATTTAACGGAAATCGGCGAATTTGACTGCATCATCGACGGGATTTTCGGAACCGGACTTAGCCGCGAGCTAGACGAGCGGACGATAAATTTGATAAATACGCTAAACGCAAAACCCACCTATAAGCTTGCCTGCGACATTCCGAGCGGTCTTGATAAAAACGGCGTGCCGCAAGGCGCGGTCTTTAGGGCCGATACGACCGTGACGATGGGCGCGCTAAAGCTAGCGCTTTATAGCGATTTTGCAAAGGATTTCGTCGGGTGCGTAAAGGTCGCAAATTTGGGCCTTCCTCGCGAGCTGTACGAGACGGGGACGAGCTTTTATAAACTTGGAAAAAGTGATTTAAATTTGCCGTTTCGCGCTAAGCAAAACGTTAACAAGGGCGACTTTGGGCACGTGTTTGTCGTTAGCGGCGAAAAGTGCGGAGCGGCGCGTATAGCGGGACTTGCCGCGCTAACTATCGGTGCCGGGCTTGTTAGCGTCGTGGGCGAAAATTTAAACATTGAGCCCGTTTTGATGCAAAGCGAGCGCATAACGCCCAAAATGCGAGTAGGAGCCGTCGGTATGGGACTTGGCGAGCTTGATGAGGCGCAAAAAGACGAGCTTTTTAGCGAGCTAAAAACAAAAGACGCGCTCGTTATCGACGCCGATCTTTGCTACGAGCCGCGCACGCTTGAGCTTTTAAACAGCGAAAAAGTCGTGATAACGCCGCATCCAAAGGAGTTTACGAGCTTGCTGGAGCTTGCAAATCTTGGCAAATTTGACGCCAGCGAAGTGCAAAGAAACCGCTTCAAACTCGCTCAAATTTTTAGTAGAAATTTTAAATGCGTGCTTGTGTTAAAGGGCGCAAATACGCTAATCGCGCAGGGCGGCGAAGTCTACGTCATGACGCACGGCAGCGCCGCGCTCGCAAAAGGCGGTAGCGGAGACGCGCTAAGCGGTATCGTCGCGGGGTTGCTCGCGCAGGGTTACGACCCGCTAAATGCTGCGATCTCGGGCACATTGGCTCACGCTCTAGCCGCTCGCGAAATCAAAATCAACGACTACGCGCTCACGGCCGCGGACGTCATCAAAGGACTCAAATGCTTACGAAAAAAATAG
- the purN gene encoding phosphoribosylglycinamide formyltransferase has translation MLTKKIAVLFSGGGSNLEAILQRLHGKVFGETRIEVALTLTNKANAGGIAKAAKYGLKSVVIEHVNFASREEFDAEAVAQIKRANVDLTVLAGFMRILTPVFTRQIRAINLHPSLLPLFKGAHAIKESFESDMKVGGVSVHWVSEELDGGRIITQRAFEKGAGMSFEAYEAKIHEIEHEILPETIVQILTGKKHD, from the coding sequence ATGCTTACGAAAAAAATAGCGGTTTTATTTAGCGGCGGCGGCTCGAATTTGGAGGCGATTTTGCAGAGGCTGCACGGCAAAGTTTTTGGCGAAACCAGGATCGAGGTCGCGCTAACGCTAACAAATAAAGCTAACGCAGGCGGCATAGCAAAAGCCGCAAAATACGGCCTAAAAAGCGTCGTTATCGAGCACGTTAATTTTGCCTCGCGTGAGGAATTCGACGCCGAAGCCGTAGCGCAGATAAAGCGCGCCAACGTCGATCTAACCGTGCTTGCGGGCTTTATGCGCATCCTTACGCCCGTTTTTACGAGGCAGATTCGCGCGATAAATTTGCACCCATCGCTGCTGCCGCTTTTTAAGGGCGCGCATGCGATAAAAGAGAGCTTTGAAAGCGATATGAAGGTGGGCGGCGTGAGCGTGCACTGGGTCAGCGAGGAGCTAGACGGTGGTAGGATCATCACTCAGCGCGCGTTTGAAAAGGGCGCAGGAATGAGCTTTGAAGCTTACGAGGCTAAAATCCACGAGATAGAGCATGAAATTTTGCCCGAAACTATCGTGCAAATTTTAACCGGCAAGAAGCACGACTAG